The genomic region ATCCTTCAACGCCCGCAGCTTGGCCGCCAATGCGAAACCAGCCTGCCCCGCGCCGATGATCACCAGTCTATCCGTCACGATCTCACTCCTGAAACGAGGCCCGACACTCATGCCAAGGCCTATCCCCTGCCCTATGCGCCGTCAACGGAAAGCAGCTTTTACCTTCAGCCGATCTCGATCCAGCGACGCTCGTGGAAGGACTGTGCCATGGCATGCACCGACTTCTCTATCCTGAGACCGTCTTTAAATGTCACGATCGACGACGGCTCGCCCGATATTGCCCGGATCAGCTCGCGGCATTCGATGATCTTCAGATCGTTGAAGCCGAGACCATGGCCAGGCGCCGGGATGAAGCGATCATAAGGCCGATGGGCGGGTGCCGCCAGTATCTTGCGGAAACCTTGTTCGGAGCCGCGACCCTCGGCCTGATAAAGTTCGAATTCGTTCATCCGCTCCTGGTCGTAAACGATCGAGCCGTTCGAACCGTAAATCTGCAGGGCGATGCGGCCCTTGCGGCCCCAGGCGGCGCGATTGGCCATCAACACGGCGGAGATACCACCGCCAAGCCGCATCAGCACGTTGGCGGCATCGTGATTTTCGACGGCACGACGGCCACCTTGGCCCAGCGGGCGGTCGGCATAGGGTTTCACCATATCCGTTATGACGGCCTCGGCATGGCCGAAGAGATACCAGAGCAGCGACAGCGGGTGCACGGCGAAATCGTCGAGCGCGCCGTAGCCGGCGGAAAGCTCGCTCTTCCAATAGAAGAAGACATCGGGATCGGCCATGAAATCCTCGTCCATCTCGACGCGAATAT from Rhizobium sp. BT03 harbors:
- a CDS encoding Gfo/Idh/MocA family protein, whose product is MKPLGIGLIGTGYMGKCHALAWNAVKTVFGDVERPRLVHLAEANAGLAEARAGEFGFEKATADWRALIADPEVDVVSVTTPNQFHAEMAVAALEAGKHVWCEKPMAPAYADAERMLETAERSGKVAALGYNYIQNPVIRHIKTLVGEGAIGTVNHIRVEMDEDFMADPDVFFYWKSELSAGYGALDDFAVHPLSLLWYLFGHAEAVITDMVKPYADRPLGQGGRRAVENHDAANVLMRLGGGISAVLMANRAAWGRKGRIALQIYGSNGSIVYDQERMNEFELYQAEGRGSEQGFRKILAAPAHRPYDRFIPAPGHGLGFNDLKIIECRELIRAISGEPSSIVTFKDGLRIEKSVHAMAQSFHERRWIEIG